One Mobula birostris isolate sMobBir1 chromosome 4, sMobBir1.hap1, whole genome shotgun sequence DNA window includes the following coding sequences:
- the LOC140197024 gene encoding transient receptor potential cation channel subfamily V member 6-like, which produces MNDTARHGSEFFKAAHINDTVSMKSLLTSKDFDPAIRGNLEETILHTALLNGNKEIAEFILDMVPSLINEPMTSDMYRGETPMHIAVLKQDMEMVKELLKRGADVMNARATGSCFVPGEECQCYYGEYLLSFAACIGNEEIVRTLIKHCAPLEAQDSLGNTVLHVLVLQPEKEQAYSMYDLITSLVSEKHYQFVENIVNNDGYTPLKLAAAEGDFVMFNYLVQKQKKIYWTMGTISYCVYDLTNIDTWGDQKSVLDIITTSRNSEVRKLVDAKPVKELLHQKWNSFGYKYFLIWMFSYIMYIIIFTVSSLYRPLKPIPPGLSDNLTIRTQKTLAESYQTKEDYLRLVGELITIIGALVILISEIPYLYRIGPRNYLGNTSIGGPFPLLLVCYSLLIAVAVIMRILGNVEEAVPISLALIIGWCNTIYFARGFKMLGQFSIMIQKVFRKSEIIFGDFMQWCCLVLICITGFTSAFYVMFQTLDLRNYPYFRDFSMTMYTTVELMMGLIDLPVPYDKPTPSIIYVGYVLYMIFVYLLLLNLLIAMMDDTYWRIAYEREELWKVQIAATILLLERRVPVFLRIRSGVPGRSLGFDDDKWYIGVEEILSEAVGTKAQVPALDAQKYSHHLGWDAIRKNLAKIISMRDSSESTTF; this is translated from the exons GGAACTTAGAAGAAACAATACTACATACTGCATTGTTAAATGGCAATAAGGAAATTGCAGAGTTCATTCTGGATATGGTGCCATCATTAATCAATGAGCCAATGACGTCTGACATGTATAGAG GTGAAACGCCGATGCACATAGCTGTTCTGAAACAAGATATGGAAATGGTTAAGGAACTGTTGAAACGAGGAGCTGATGTGATGAATGCACGTGCTACTGGTTCCTGCTTTGTCCCAGGAGAGGAATGTCAGTGTTACTACG GTGAGTACTTGCTGTCATTTGCTGCATGCATTGGCAATGAAGAAATTGTCCGAACTCTTATTAAACATTGTGCTCCACTGGAAGCCCAGGACTCTTTAG GTAACACAGTGCTTCATGTATTAGTCCTACAACCAGAAAAAGAGCAGGCATATTCCATGTATGATCTCATCACCTCTCTCGTATCTGAGAAGCATTATCAATTTGTTGAGAACATTGTGAATAATGATGGCTACACACCGCTGAAGCTTGCAGCAGCTGAGGGGGACTTTGTG ATGTTCAACTATTTGGTtcaaaagcaaaagaaaatatACTGGACAATGGGAACAATTTCTTACTGTGTTTATGACCTCACTAACATTGATACATGGGGTGATCAAAAATCAGTTCTGGACATCATAACAACAAGCAGGAATAGTGAA GTTCGCAAACTTGTTGATGCTAAGCCAGTGAAAGAGCTATTACATCAAAAATGGAATTCATTTGGCTATAAGTATTTCCTCATATGGATGTTCTCCTATATTATGTACATCATTATATTCacagtctccagcctctatcGGCCTCTGAAGCCAATCCCACCGGGATTATCTGACAACCTCACCATCAGAACACAGAAGACTTTGGCG gAATCTTATCAAACAAAAGAAGACTACCTGAGACTTGTTGGTGAATTAATTACCATCATTGGAGCATTGGTAATACTTATTAGTGAG ATCCCTTATTTGTACAGGATTGGTCCAAGAAATTATTTAGGGAATACTTCCATAGGAGGGCCATTTCCATTACTCTT GGTCTGTTACTCCCTTTTGATTGCTGTGGCAGTAATCATGAGAATCCTTGGTAATGTTGAAGAAGCAGTTCCCATTTCTTTGGCTCTGATCATTGGCTGGTGCAATACCATCTATTTTGCCCGAGGATTTAAAATGCTTGGGCAATTTTCTATTATGATCCAAAAG gtctttcgtaagagtgag ATTATTTTTGGTGATTTTATGCAATGGTGCTGCCTGGTGCTTATCTGTATCACTGGATTTACCTCTG CATTCTATGTTATGTTTCAGACTCTGGATTTGAGAAATTATCCATATTTCAGGGACTTTTCAATGACCATGTACACCACAGTTGAGCTGATGATGGGCTTGATTGACCTTCCAGTCCCATACGACAAACCAACACCCAGCATCATATATGTTGGCTATGTATTATACATGATCTTTGTGTACCTTCTGCTATTAAATCTGTTGATTGCAATGATGGACGACACATACTGGAGAATTGCATATGAAAGAGAAGAACTGTGGAAAGTACAA ATTGCAGCTACAATCCTGCTTCTGGAGCGAAGAGTTCCAGTATTTCTAAGAATCCGCTCAGGAGTTCCTGGAAGATCACTGGGTTTTGATGATGACAAGTGGTATATCGG GGTTGAAGAAATTCTTAGTGAAGCAGTAGGGACAAAGGCACAAGTCCCAGCACTGGATGCACAGAAATATTCACACCATCTAGGCTGGGATGCAATTCGAAAAAATCTAGCAAAAATCATAAGCATGAGAGATTCATCTGAGTCTACGACATTTTAG